A window of Deinococcus cellulosilyticus NBRC 106333 = KACC 11606 contains these coding sequences:
- a CDS encoding 16S rRNA (uracil(1498)-N(3))-methyltransferase, with protein MKVFEKRFRVEALTDTIEMDGPEVQHMRVLRLKAGDEIHLFDGTGWEARARIEDLDAFTVTMIVLERFQNDLELPQPVTLALALLKGDKLADVVRACTELGVSRFQLIKTQYADVPDLGDNKLVRLRRIAEEASKQSRRAVVPEVLAPISLKQLPSVPLGFVAHPGTQDTVLSKLSWDGQVWFATGPEGGFSASEVELLKQKNFTPVTLGKRILRAETAPVALLGAVVSTGV; from the coding sequence ATGAAAGTCTTTGAGAAGCGATTCAGGGTGGAAGCCCTTACGGACACCATCGAAATGGACGGTCCTGAAGTCCAGCACATGCGGGTCCTCAGGCTGAAAGCAGGAGATGAAATTCACCTCTTTGATGGAACAGGCTGGGAAGCCCGTGCCCGCATTGAAGATCTGGATGCCTTCACCGTCACCATGATCGTGCTGGAAAGGTTCCAGAACGATCTGGAGTTGCCACAACCCGTCACCCTGGCCCTGGCCCTCCTGAAAGGAGACAAGCTTGCCGATGTGGTCCGGGCCTGCACAGAACTTGGGGTGAGCCGTTTTCAATTGATCAAAACCCAGTACGCCGATGTGCCCGATCTGGGCGACAACAAACTGGTGCGCCTGCGCCGCATCGCTGAGGAGGCCAGCAAGCAGTCCAGACGGGCTGTGGTGCCAGAAGTGCTTGCACCCATCTCACTGAAACAATTGCCCTCTGTGCCTCTGGGTTTTGTGGCCCATCCTGGCACCCAGGACACGGTGCTTTCAAAGCTGTCCTGGGACGGTCAGGTGTGGTTCGCGACTGGTCCTGAAGGGGGCTTCAGTGCCAGCGAGGTCGAGCTTTTGAAACAGAAAAATTTCACACCTGTCACCCTTGGCAAACGGATTCTCCGGGCAGAGACGGCTCCGGTGGCCCTGCTGGGTGCTGTGGTCAGCACAGGGGTCTGA